ACTACGGCGGACGTGGTGATGGAGAAGCCGAGGGAAAAAAGGATGGATGTCTTGACCTTCCCAAAATCCTTCTGAACGAGGAAATCCGGGATAAACTTTATTATCGCCTGATTGACGCCAAGGTTTTTTAGAAGCCCAACCAGTCCCAAGAAGGCTATTACCGCGTAAAAAAAACCGAAGTCTTCAAGGGTGAGGTTCCTCGCGAGGACTATTCGGACCATAAATCCAAAAAAGGTATTGAGCATTGTCATAATGAAGACAATACCCGCGCCCTTTACTAGTCTCTTCGCCAAGTTAGACATATTTATTTAACCGTAATCCTTTATCAAATAACTTCCTGCCATTCTTACTGAGTCCATTTGAGTGAAAATATCGAAGCCCCTTTGTTTTCGTTGGCGATCCCATCAATTGACTGATTAGATTAATAACCAAATTCACAAAATGTTATGGACATAACCTAATAAGATGGCAGTAGGTTTTTCACAATAAACTTTGCTATAAATCAATCCATATGTTATCTACATGGGCTATTGCATTTTCCTCAAATATATGGGTAATGAAAAATAATAGCCCTTTCTCTCATATTTTTTATGACTTCCTCCTCCTTATAATCGATACTTTTACAACGTTATTACTCTAACTCACCAGAATCTCGATATTTTAAGAGCTTAGCCGGAACTCCTCCCACAATCGCCATTGGGGGAACATCTTTAGTAACTACCGCACCCGCTCCTACAATTGAATTTTCCCCTATTGTCACTCCCGGCAGAATAATGGCGCGGGCTCCAATCCATGCACCTTTTTTTATTCTGACCGTTTTTGCGGTTTCACTTTGATTGGATACCGGTATATTCGGATTCTTAAATTGATGCAGATTTGATGTTATAATAACGTATTGTGCTATTAAAACATTATCCTCAATATAAACCTTCCCTTCTTTCGTATCTTTTCCCGAAGGAGCGTTGATCGAACACTCGTGCCTGATTGTCACATTATCGCTAATAAAGATATTCTTTGTTCCCGATAAAAAAACATGAGGCCGCACATCAACGTTTTTGCCCACATGTCCAAGTTTCCTTTTAACTATAATCTCGTTTGTAGTCTTAAAATGCATCAAGAAGTTGATAAGATACTGGGACTGGGAAATACGATCATTCGTAAATTGTTCAAACAAAAATTTGATGTCCCATTTTAAATTTTTTAACAAACCCATCACGTTTAAATCCAATAAATGACTATCTAAAACAATTCCTTATAAAACTTATAGGGAAGTTGGCCTTGACCACGTTTCTTGTCAGCCGCTCCTCGCTTATCGCCGCCAGTATCTGGCCGTCCTTAAAGACGCACGCGGTGCTGTTGTGTCCCACGTTAATTCCGACGGTTATCATCTCTTGACTCCTTGTTTTTTTATATTTTCTATTCTAATCATCTATTCTCTATATTTCAGAACCTTTGCGGGTATGCCCCCCACTATCGCGTTTTCATCCACATCCGTAGTCACAACGGAGTTTGCCGCCACCACGGCGCCGTCGTTTATCCTCACGCCTGAGAGGACCTTCGCGCCGGCAGCTATCCAGACGTCGCTCCCGATATGCACGGGCTTGACGATCCCGAGCTGTTTCTGTATCAGCTCGCCCTTCCTTATGCTGTGGTTGTTGTCCACGACGTAGACGAAAGGAGCGAAGAGGCAGTTGTCCCCAATCGATATCCCCTCGATGGCCACGATGAAGGAATACATCCCTATCCTCGTCTCGCTCCCTATGGTGATCCTCGAGCGCTCGTTTGTCGGGTAGATATAGACGTTGTCCTTTATTATCGCTCTGTCCCCGATGGTAAGCCCCTTCGGATACCCCACGACGACGACCCGCCTCCCGATGTAGACGTCCTTTCCAAGGGTCACTCCCTTCATCTTCAGACGGAGCCTTCTTATCAGCTGAAGAAGCCGGAAGTTGCTTATCCTGTCAAGGTCCTTTCTATAAATCATACCGATATCCCAAGAAAAATTCCTTTAATCCTCGGCTATCATCTCGATCTGGATCAGGGTATCTTCCGGTATATCGACCTTCGCCTTCTTCCCGATTATGGTATCCATCTGATCGGGCGGCATCCCCGTTCCGGGCCTCTTGAATGTCAGCATCTCTTCGGTTATCTCGTTCCCTTTTTTTATATCCACACTCGCAACGATGGAGCGCCTCGCCTGCTCCCTGGCGGCCTTCTCCACCTCAAGTATCCTGATCTCCGGGCTTCCCAGTCCCTTCTCAACGAACCTTATGTTGTCCACCATCTTCTTTAAGAGCGCTGGGTCCACGCTGAAGCTGTGGGTGTTGGCCGGCTGGTTCCTGCAGTAGGTGTAGTGTTTTTCCACAACCTTTGCCCCCAGCGCCACCGCGGCGGCCGGGGCCGCCATATTCTCGTCCGGATACGTGTGATCCGATATCCCGATAAAGAGGTCCGGAAAAGTCTCCTTCAGAAGCGGTATCTGTAAAAAGTTCGCGTCCTCTATCATAGTGGGATACTTAAGCGTGCACTGGAGCACGATCAGTTGGTCGTTTCCCGTACCCAGTATCGTGTCTACGGCCCGTTCTATCTCGTCCATCGTGGACGCCCCTGTCGAGAGGATCACCGGCTTTCCGACCTCGGCGATCCTCCTTATGAAGGCCGAGTTGGGGAGGTCGCACGACGCAATTTTATAGGCCGGAATATCTATCTTTGCGAAGTAGTCTACGTAGTCGTAGTCGAAGGCTGAGGTGAACGCGATTATCCCCTTTTCCTTGGCGTAGTCGAAGAGCTCCTTGTAATCCTCCGGCCCGAGCATGTCCCGTTTCTTATAGTACGAGAGCTGCGTGCCGTCCTTGTCGGCTCCGCCCCAGTATCTGTCGGCGTATTTGCTCACCAGCTTCTCCGCCTTGTAGCTCTGAAACTTTATTGCGTCCGCCCCCGCCTCCGCCGCCTGTTCTATGAGCATAATCGCCTTTTCAAACTCGCCGTCGTGGTTCGCCCCGGCTTCCGCTATGATAAAGGCCGGTCCGTCCTCGGTCAGGATAAAATCGCCGATCTCGATCTTCTTCGTCCCCCGTATTAAGCGCCTCTCCGCCAGCCTGAGGTCTTCCAGCGTGTGGATGTTTGTGCATAAGTCGTTCAGGGCTACGATCTTCGCGTTGAGATCGCCGTCCCCCATAAGCTCCTTTCGCCTCATTATCCTTACCGACCCGTTCCTGACGCCGCCCCTTCCCAGAGTGATCAGGTCGGTCGCGGATTCCTTGACCGCCTTCTCTATGGCCTGGTCGACGCTTACGTTCCTATCCGGGTGGTCGGGCTGGAGCGCCACCACGTATTCGATGTTATCCGCCCCCACCTTTCTAACGACGTCCCGGTATACCTCCACCACAGGCACGTCGCCCAGGAGGTCTTCCCCCCTCTTTACTCCCTCAACCCCCATCTCCTTTGCGTACTCGATCACCTCGTCCGACTCAGTAGACACGATCACCTTCTCGGCAAGCTTGGATTTCTTCGCCGCCTCTAAAGTGTAGTGAAGCATCGGCTTTCCGTTTACCGGGTGCATGTTCTTTTTCGGAAGCCTTCTCGAAACCAGCTGCGCGGGTATAACTATAATATTCATTCCACCTCTCCCCTGTTTACAATTAACGTGCGATCATCGGAAGGAGCTCCCCCGACTTCCTCATAAAAATGGTCTTTCTACCGCCCGCGATCTCAACTGCCCTCCTGTACGCGGAGACCGGGTCAGGCTCGTGGAGAAATCCCATTCTCCGGGCCTCCTCCCCCGATATACCCTTGGTGACAAGTATCACACTCGCCTTTTTCATCACCCTCCCTATGGCGATCAGGGTATAGG
This genomic window from Candidatus Zymogenus saltonus contains:
- a CDS encoding acyltransferase; translation: MHFKTTNEIIVKRKLGHVGKNVDVRPHVFLSGTKNIFISDNVTIRHECSINAPSGKDTKEGKVYIEDNVLIAQYVIITSNLHQFKNPNIPVSNQSETAKTVRIKKGAWIGARAIILPGVTIGENSIVGAGAVVTKDVPPMAIVGGVPAKLLKYRDSGELE
- a CDS encoding acyltransferase, whose translation is MIYRKDLDRISNFRLLQLIRRLRLKMKGVTLGKDVYIGRRVVVVGYPKGLTIGDRAIIKDNVYIYPTNERSRITIGSETRIGMYSFIVAIEGISIGDNCLFAPFVYVVDNNHSIRKGELIQKQLGIVKPVHIGSDVWIAAGAKVLSGVRINDGAVVAANSVVTTDVDENAIVGGIPAKVLKYRE
- a CDS encoding N-acetylneuraminate synthase family protein; this translates as MNIIVIPAQLVSRRLPKKNMHPVNGKPMLHYTLEAAKKSKLAEKVIVSTESDEVIEYAKEMGVEGVKRGEDLLGDVPVVEVYRDVVRKVGADNIEYVVALQPDHPDRNVSVDQAIEKAVKESATDLITLGRGGVRNGSVRIMRRKELMGDGDLNAKIVALNDLCTNIHTLEDLRLAERRLIRGTKKIEIGDFILTEDGPAFIIAEAGANHDGEFEKAIMLIEQAAEAGADAIKFQSYKAEKLVSKYADRYWGGADKDGTQLSYYKKRDMLGPEDYKELFDYAKEKGIIAFTSAFDYDYVDYFAKIDIPAYKIASCDLPNSAFIRRIAEVGKPVILSTGASTMDEIERAVDTILGTGNDQLIVLQCTLKYPTMIEDANFLQIPLLKETFPDLFIGISDHTYPDENMAAPAAAVALGAKVVEKHYTYCRNQPANTHSFSVDPALLKKMVDNIRFVEKGLGSPEIRILEVEKAAREQARRSIVASVDIKKGNEITEEMLTFKRPGTGMPPDQMDTIIGKKAKVDIPEDTLIQIEMIAED